ATCGAGCGCCTCCTGGATCCGCAGGCCCGTGTGGGCCAGCAGCAGCAGCAGCGCCCGGGCCGCGAGGAGCCGCGGCCGTTCCGGGCCGGGCGCGTGCAGCAGCGCGTCGTCCACCCGCGCGAACACCCGGCGCAGCACGGCCGGGGAATACGGCGGGTTCTTCGTGAGGGGGTGCTCGTGATCCTTCGGAATCCGGACACCGCTGAAGGGCGTGCTGTCCGTCGCGCCGGCCCAGCGCAGTGCGCGGTACAGCGCGGCGGCGGCGGCGACCCGCCCGCGCACAGTGGCGATCTTGAACCGCTCCAGCAGGTGCAGTACCCAGGCCTGGGCGTCGTCGAGATCGGGGCGAAGGACGTTCAGGGCGTTCGCCCCGGCGTAGGCCACGAACTGCGTCACGCCCGTGCGGTACGCACTCAGGGTGTGGGGACTGACCAGCACGCCGCTCGATCCGTACAGGCCCAGGTGCGCCTCGGTCAGACTCCACAGCTCGCCGGCATCCTTCTGGGCACACGCGGTCACGGC
The Deinococcus sp. AB2017081 genome window above contains:
- a CDS encoding tyrosine-type recombinase/integrase; the protein is MTPPPMTLDVFRSALGDRSRAWVALHPDERRRRAVTACAQKDAGELWSLTEAHLGLYGSSGVLVSPHTLSAYRTGVTQFVAYAGANALNVLRPDLDDAQAWVLHLLERFKIATVRGRVAAAAALYRALRWAGATDSTPFSGVRIPKDHEHPLTKNPPYSPAVLRRVFARVDDALLHAPGPERPRLLAARALLLLLAHTGLRIQEALDLAWADVHLDEDDPYVTVRSGKGRKSRTVGLSDRLVSALRAVQGLPRRRSHAAGMVLPFRTRMAATNLLRPHFDREDVDEHGRPRSDWRGCHAFRKATGTRLYEALGDFAAVAEVLGHADINVTRSYVRIAGSRAHKVMREW